The following proteins are encoded in a genomic region of Aliiroseovarius sp. F47248L:
- a CDS encoding protein-disulfide reductase DsbD domain-containing protein yields the protein MLEYVLEKFFRVFASRLILLICASAGLANVSNAAESESFSNTAVQARLIVAENGVGPNAMSLSAGLHLNLGEGWKAYWRSPGEVGTPPSIDWTGSENVAEVNLLWPAPQRFTAFGIENFGYHDDVVLPLRITLAEPGAPVHLNANVTLLTCSIVCVPQEFTLTLALPRASGVDAAAAALISSYVKKVPDDGAESGISIQSAYFDPDMTALTLAARSEQPFDSPDVFPELGAGTAFGKPDIRLGEGSHLLWARLPVLNVETDLPDLWLTVTDGERSASLFAELTDEAPKPPFTLDRVLPGVAELAWVAAIAFLGGLILNVMPCVLPVLSIKLSSTMKMRDQGRGRIRMGFAVSALGVLAFMWTLAALTIAARGLGMTVGWGLQFQNPLFLAVMFLILAVFSANLFGAFEISVPSSLQTRLARAGRGKGYTGDFATGAFAAVLATPCSAPFLGTAVAFALAGGALDITVIFTALGLGLAFPYLLVAAFPAAISHLPKPGRWMLWLKILLGLALVGTAGWLFWVLIGVGGVRSALAVLALSAILVTILSFNRLSTGIRLSGAAVMAALAIVSAGYLSEASTPNVTLATEWTAFDRGEIAKLVSRGEVVFVDVTADWCLTCKANKALVLDREPVLSAIRTSGVTAMQADWTRPDDSISRYLESFDRYGIPFNAVYGPGAPEGIVLPELLSSEAVLSAFEKAAERSVASGD from the coding sequence ATGTTAGAATACGTGTTGGAAAAATTCTTCCGGGTTTTCGCTTCAAGGCTGATCTTGCTGATCTGCGCCAGCGCGGGACTGGCTAACGTTTCGAATGCGGCCGAGTCCGAGAGTTTTTCCAACACGGCCGTCCAGGCGCGTCTGATCGTTGCCGAGAACGGTGTTGGCCCGAACGCGATGTCACTGTCAGCCGGGCTTCATTTGAATCTGGGCGAGGGCTGGAAAGCCTATTGGCGGTCGCCCGGCGAGGTCGGCACTCCCCCATCGATCGACTGGACCGGGTCGGAGAATGTAGCGGAGGTCAATTTGTTGTGGCCCGCGCCGCAACGGTTCACCGCTTTCGGGATCGAGAATTTCGGATATCACGATGACGTGGTGCTTCCGCTGCGCATCACATTGGCCGAGCCTGGCGCGCCAGTACATTTGAATGCCAATGTCACGCTCTTGACCTGTTCGATTGTTTGCGTCCCGCAGGAGTTCACGCTAACGCTCGCATTGCCACGAGCCAGCGGCGTTGACGCCGCTGCGGCCGCGCTCATTTCTTCCTATGTGAAAAAGGTTCCGGACGACGGCGCTGAGAGTGGTATCTCGATTCAGTCGGCCTATTTCGATCCCGATATGACGGCGCTGACTTTGGCCGCGCGAAGCGAGCAACCGTTTGACAGCCCGGATGTCTTTCCTGAACTGGGCGCGGGAACGGCATTTGGCAAGCCCGATATCCGCTTGGGCGAAGGTAGTCATCTGCTCTGGGCCCGTCTGCCCGTTTTGAATGTGGAGACGGACTTGCCCGATTTATGGCTCACAGTGACAGATGGCGAGCGCTCGGCCAGCTTGTTCGCGGAGTTGACCGATGAAGCGCCGAAGCCACCCTTCACGCTTGATCGCGTGCTGCCGGGCGTGGCAGAACTGGCTTGGGTTGCCGCAATCGCCTTCCTTGGCGGGCTTATTTTGAATGTCATGCCGTGCGTGCTGCCGGTACTCTCTATCAAACTTTCATCGACTATGAAGATGCGAGATCAAGGCAGGGGTCGCATCCGCATGGGGTTTGCGGTCTCCGCGCTCGGCGTATTAGCGTTCATGTGGACGCTTGCGGCTTTGACGATCGCGGCGCGCGGTCTTGGGATGACTGTGGGCTGGGGCCTGCAATTCCAGAACCCCTTATTTCTGGCGGTGATGTTCCTAATACTCGCAGTGTTTTCTGCCAACCTTTTCGGGGCGTTTGAAATCTCCGTCCCGTCGTCGTTGCAGACGCGACTCGCGCGCGCTGGTCGCGGAAAAGGCTATACTGGCGACTTTGCCACGGGCGCATTTGCAGCCGTCCTCGCGACGCCATGTTCGGCGCCCTTCCTCGGCACCGCCGTGGCTTTTGCTTTGGCCGGGGGGGCACTCGACATCACGGTGATATTCACCGCTCTGGGCTTGGGTCTGGCCTTTCCCTATCTTCTTGTTGCCGCGTTTCCAGCGGCGATCTCGCACCTGCCGAAGCCGGGCCGCTGGATGCTGTGGCTAAAGATTCTGCTCGGGCTGGCATTGGTGGGAACGGCCGGCTGGCTGTTCTGGGTGCTCATCGGTGTTGGCGGGGTTCGCTCGGCTCTTGCGGTTCTGGCACTCAGTGCGATCCTGGTCACGATCCTTTCCTTCAATCGGCTGTCTACGGGCATCCGCTTGTCTGGAGCTGCAGTCATGGCTGCTCTGGCCATTGTCTCGGCGGGATATCTGTCCGAGGCCAGCACACCGAACGTCACCTTGGCGACAGAATGGACCGCATTCGACCGTGGAGAGATTGCAAAGCTCGTGTCGCGAGGAGAAGTCGTCTTCGTCGATGTGACCGCCGATTGGTGCCTCACCTGCAAGGCCAACAAAGCGCTTGTGCTCGACCGTGAGCCGGTCCTAAGCGCCATCCGCACGTCGGGTGTGACGGCAATGCAGGCCGATTGGACCCGTCCTGACGACTCAATCTCACGCTATTTGGAAAGCTTCGACCGCTACGGTATCCCGTTCAACGCGGTCTATGGGCCGGGCGCGCCGGAGGGGATCGTCTTGCCTGAGCTTTTGTCGTCCGAGGCTGTGCTCTCCGCGTTCGAGAAAGCGGCGGAGAGATCAGTCGCTTCGGGCGATTAA
- a CDS encoding DsbA family protein, translating to MIEKRRHTLGVLAALVAAYVGFRYFPDIRPTELNFDEVHNPLGFRRLSVGESSGGFDPFFGLIAPNTDILAEAEARVRADICGALYGDFLSETQLVPAASFSDYYCPFCRVQTKTLAALDARTDSNLHVNWHELPLLGQPSDIAAKAALAAKRQGAYVAFHERLMKSPFVATPEYLQALAQDIGIDHRRLVADMQGAAVVRELENSAALAKVFGFIGTPALVIGRTVIQGQVDEATILRIAEMEIEENWTSQC from the coding sequence ATGATTGAGAAGCGGCGACATACTCTGGGGGTTCTCGCGGCTCTTGTGGCTGCCTATGTTGGTTTCAGGTATTTTCCAGATATTCGTCCGACCGAGCTTAACTTCGACGAAGTTCACAATCCACTGGGATTTCGTAGGCTATCTGTTGGGGAAAGTTCGGGTGGATTCGATCCATTCTTCGGATTGATTGCTCCGAACACCGATATTTTAGCGGAAGCTGAGGCGCGTGTCAGGGCAGATATTTGCGGCGCGTTGTACGGCGATTTTCTGTCTGAAACACAACTCGTTCCGGCCGCGTCCTTTTCGGATTATTACTGCCCTTTCTGTCGTGTCCAGACAAAAACCCTTGCCGCACTCGACGCGCGTACCGACAGCAACTTACACGTCAATTGGCATGAATTGCCGCTTCTCGGGCAGCCTTCGGATATTGCGGCAAAGGCTGCTCTGGCGGCGAAGCGCCAGGGCGCCTATGTCGCCTTTCATGAGCGGCTTATGAAATCCCCCTTTGTGGCGACGCCGGAATACTTACAAGCTTTGGCACAGGACATCGGTATCGATCACAGGCGTCTGGTTGCCGACATGCAGGGCGCCGCAGTTGTCAGAGAATTGGAGAACAGTGCGGCTCTGGCGAAGGTTTTCGGATTCATTGGCACGCCCGCGCTGGTGATTGGTCGAACGGTTATCCAAGGCCAGGTCGATGAGGCTACTATCCTGCGTATTGCAGAGATGGAGATCGAGGAAAATTGGACGTCCCAATGTTAG
- a CDS encoding L,D-transpeptidase yields the protein MASLAAPSVLWAQQAAPATRNISSFRLHDWQDHFDTLGKGILLSDTITKVLQHWTADGEMRIYPTSVPMSDELTRRGYTEIVFKDNAPDWAPTPAMIERDPSLPRYVSPGPDNPLGIRAMHLSWQYYRIHGTNDTRKIGRKSSNGCIGLYNEHIVEVFNRTPVGTQVKLI from the coding sequence ATGGCTTCATTAGCGGCTCCATCCGTGCTTTGGGCTCAGCAAGCTGCACCAGCGACGCGCAACATTTCCTCTTTTCGGTTGCACGATTGGCAGGATCATTTCGACACTCTCGGCAAAGGCATCTTGCTGTCAGATACGATCACAAAGGTTCTTCAGCACTGGACCGCCGATGGTGAGATGCGCATCTACCCGACATCGGTACCAATGTCGGACGAACTGACACGCCGTGGCTATACCGAGATCGTTTTTAAGGATAACGCCCCCGACTGGGCGCCGACCCCAGCGATGATTGAACGCGACCCCAGCTTGCCGCGTTATGTGTCGCCGGGGCCGGACAACCCGCTGGGCATCCGCGCGATGCATCTGAGCTGGCAGTATTATCGCATTCACGGCACCAACGATACGCGCAAGATCGGTCGTAAATCATCGAACGGCTGCATAGGCCTTTATAACGAGCATATCGTCGAGGTGTTCAACAGAACGCCCGTTGGAACACAGGTCAAACTCATTTAA
- a CDS encoding cytochrome c — MNKTLMAIIAFFLVGGGAIFWNAMQPAPQGASHSMVPPDTSNLVEGAAIVDVALPAELSAEAQMGKRAFEAKCIECHAANAAGQNGVAPPLVHKIYEPSHHSDMAFILAAKNGVRAHHWRFGNMPAVEGLTDGDVKMIARYIRELQKENGIF, encoded by the coding sequence ATGAACAAGACATTGATGGCGATAATTGCCTTCTTCCTCGTTGGTGGGGGGGCGATCTTTTGGAACGCAATGCAACCTGCGCCGCAGGGCGCGAGTCATTCGATGGTTCCACCCGATACCAGCAACCTGGTCGAGGGTGCTGCGATCGTGGATGTGGCGCTTCCCGCGGAACTGTCGGCAGAAGCACAAATGGGGAAACGGGCGTTCGAAGCGAAATGTATAGAGTGTCACGCAGCGAATGCCGCGGGTCAAAATGGCGTCGCACCGCCGCTTGTCCACAAGATCTATGAACCCAGCCATCATTCCGACATGGCGTTTATTCTTGCAGCGAAGAACGGTGTGCGGGCGCATCACTGGCGTTTCGGCAACATGCCTGCGGTTGAGGGTCTGACCGACGGAGACGTCAAAATGATCGCGCGTTACATTCGTGAACTCCAGAAGGAGAACGGCATCTTTTGA
- a CDS encoding cytochrome c: MRYTEIFTSAVLVGVASAALAHGGATGIVKERMDAMSAMGKAVKQVAPMMSGETAYDADTVRHAAETIGKHAGDTMTRLFPEGSGGMPSVAKDAIWQDWESFARLAEELHTYSEGLALAADNSTATQPGAMPSAGAMMGETDMMGADTMMGGGGMKADNAMSREELAEMPVVAVFAMVSNTCSSCHSRFRAEAK; this comes from the coding sequence ATGAGATATACAGAGATTTTTACTTCAGCCGTGCTTGTCGGCGTGGCATCGGCGGCACTTGCCCATGGCGGCGCGACCGGTATCGTGAAGGAGCGCATGGACGCGATGTCGGCGATGGGCAAAGCCGTGAAGCAGGTCGCGCCCATGATGAGCGGCGAAACCGCCTATGATGCCGACACGGTGCGACACGCCGCAGAAACCATCGGCAAGCATGCTGGCGACACCATGACCCGCCTGTTCCCGGAAGGCAGCGGCGGCATGCCTTCGGTCGCCAAAGATGCGATCTGGCAGGATTGGGAGAGCTTCGCGAGGCTTGCGGAAGAATTGCACACATACTCCGAGGGCTTGGCCCTTGCCGCTGACAACTCAACCGCAACTCAACCGGGCGCGATGCCGAGTGCGGGCGCCATGATGGGTGAAACCGACATGATGGGAGCTGACACGATGATGGGCGGCGGTGGCATGAAGGCCGATAACGCCATGAGTCGTGAAGAACTGGCTGAAATGCCGGTCGTTGCGGTTTTCGCAATGGTCAGCAACACCTGTTCGTCCTGCCACAGCCGCTTCCGCGCCGAGGCGAAGTGA
- a CDS encoding cytochrome c: protein MRRVLAGTAVFALVGTAAVAALVAWPIGHPPAEIELTGDVQRGAYLARASGCIACHTNFEGGGAPLAGGAPLETPFGVFYPPNITTDPENGVGNWSVSEFAMAVRQGVSPEGEPFFPAFTYPFYADFSDQDIADMWAAFQTVAPVAAAAPPHDVGFPFNQRWGLKLWRAAFIGDPQTEPVRGKSDDWNRGRELVRGAAHCGACHTGRNLVGGRMPDAVFAGNDDLPGGNKAPSILSDDLLERGWTVSNLSFALQSGVTPSGDIFGGSMGEVVQNGTRFLSEADLKAMAIYLLDSDVPGGRTLAGTPRNYKNID from the coding sequence ATGAGGCGGGTTCTTGCAGGTACTGCCGTCTTTGCCCTTGTGGGCACGGCGGCCGTCGCGGCACTGGTGGCCTGGCCGATCGGCCATCCGCCCGCCGAGATCGAGTTGACCGGTGATGTCCAACGCGGCGCCTATCTGGCGCGCGCGAGCGGATGCATCGCCTGTCACACGAATTTCGAGGGTGGGGGGGCTCCGCTGGCCGGAGGCGCGCCGCTCGAAACCCCGTTTGGCGTCTTTTATCCCCCGAATATAACCACCGATCCTGAGAATGGCGTCGGAAACTGGAGCGTGTCGGAATTTGCGATGGCCGTCAGGCAAGGGGTTTCGCCCGAAGGTGAGCCATTTTTCCCCGCGTTCACATATCCGTTCTACGCGGATTTTTCCGATCAGGACATCGCCGATATGTGGGCGGCGTTCCAGACGGTCGCACCGGTGGCAGCCGCCGCGCCACCGCACGACGTTGGTTTTCCGTTCAACCAGCGCTGGGGGTTAAAGCTCTGGCGCGCGGCGTTCATTGGCGATCCGCAAACCGAACCCGTGAGGGGGAAGAGTGACGATTGGAACCGGGGTCGTGAACTGGTGCGTGGTGCCGCCCATTGCGGTGCCTGTCACACTGGCCGAAACCTTGTAGGCGGGCGCATGCCCGATGCCGTTTTTGCAGGCAACGACGATCTGCCAGGTGGAAATAAAGCCCCGTCGATCCTGTCCGATGATCTGCTAGAACGCGGGTGGACAGTCTCCAATCTGTCCTTCGCTCTGCAAAGTGGGGTTACCCCGTCAGGAGATATCTTCGGCGGCAGCATGGGTGAGGTCGTCCAGAACGGTACGCGGTTTCTCTCGGAGGCGGATCTGAAAGCGATGGCGATTTATCTTCTCGACAGCGATGTGCCTGGAGGCAGGACGTTGGCCGGCACGCCAAGAAACTATAAAAACATTGATTAA
- a CDS encoding multicopper oxidase family protein translates to MATRRKFLGQGAAMIAAATVPTLGRAATPRFSQLTARPATVQLAPRSFPETKIWGYNGEMPGPELRLAQGARIQKTFLNELPQASSIHWHGVRIDNVMDGVAGLTQPAVEPGQGFDYDFVVPDAGTYWYHAHNRSAEQVARGLYGAIIVEEAEAQDIDREEVLILDDWLLNPETAQIDPDFDSRHDRSHAGRRGNFIATNGRHDLTLDVKQHERLRLRLINAANARIFVLALSGMEGWTMALDGMPLTQPKPLTDALILGPGQRADLIVDVTAESGKTAHLVRIEDQEGASQVAFPVSGRAASARREPPRPLPSNPGMDVSGTKKAVTARLNMQGGAMGTLDAAILNGERKSFRQLIEANQFWSFNGTIGMTDVPLVSVSKGETIKLDIYNDTSFPHAMHLHGMHFREVTKDAGLGHLRDTLLMFGGETRTIAFTADNPGKWLFHCHMLSHAASGMMTWLEVT, encoded by the coding sequence ATGGCAACACGGCGAAAATTTCTTGGGCAGGGTGCGGCGATGATCGCGGCCGCGACTGTACCGACTTTGGGACGAGCTGCAACGCCACGATTTAGCCAACTCACGGCGCGGCCCGCAACCGTCCAGCTGGCTCCACGGTCATTCCCGGAGACGAAAATATGGGGGTATAACGGCGAGATGCCAGGGCCCGAACTGCGGCTGGCACAAGGAGCGCGGATTCAGAAAACGTTCCTGAATGAACTGCCTCAAGCGAGTTCAATCCATTGGCATGGGGTCCGCATCGATAATGTGATGGACGGGGTCGCCGGTCTGACACAACCAGCCGTCGAACCAGGACAAGGCTTTGACTATGATTTCGTGGTACCTGATGCTGGCACCTATTGGTACCACGCACACAATCGGTCGGCCGAACAGGTCGCGCGAGGGCTATACGGGGCGATAATTGTGGAAGAGGCCGAAGCACAGGATATCGACCGCGAGGAGGTATTGATCCTTGACGATTGGCTTCTCAATCCCGAAACGGCGCAGATCGATCCCGATTTTGATTCCCGTCATGATCGTAGCCATGCGGGACGGCGTGGCAACTTCATCGCCACCAACGGACGCCACGACCTGACGCTGGACGTGAAACAGCACGAACGTCTGCGCCTGCGGCTCATCAATGCGGCAAATGCCCGAATATTCGTTCTGGCGCTTTCCGGTATGGAAGGCTGGACGATGGCGTTGGACGGCATGCCGCTAACCCAACCAAAGCCCTTGACCGACGCTCTGATCCTCGGACCAGGCCAGCGTGCCGATCTGATCGTCGATGTGACAGCTGAGTCTGGCAAAACCGCCCACCTCGTGCGCATCGAAGACCAAGAGGGTGCCTCCCAGGTGGCGTTTCCAGTGTCGGGCCGCGCGGCATCGGCGCGCCGTGAACCACCGCGTCCCTTGCCTTCGAACCCGGGAATGGATGTGTCCGGCACCAAAAAGGCCGTGACGGCGCGCCTTAACATGCAGGGCGGCGCAATGGGTACGCTGGATGCGGCCATTCTGAACGGCGAACGCAAGAGCTTCCGCCAACTGATCGAGGCGAACCAGTTCTGGTCCTTCAACGGAACGATAGGGATGACCGATGTACCGCTCGTGAGCGTTTCAAAGGGTGAGACAATTAAGCTGGATATCTACAATGACACCTCATTTCCCCATGCAATGCACCTGCACGGAATGCATTTCCGCGAGGTGACCAAGGACGCGGGCCTTGGTCACCTCCGTGACACCCTGCTAATGTTCGGCGGCGAGACTCGAACCATCGCCTTCACCGCAGACAATCCGGGAAAATGGCTTTTCCACTGTCATATGTTGAGCCACGCTGCTTCCGGTATGATGACCTGGCTTGAGGTGACATGA
- a CDS encoding cytochrome c: MTQAVAQTNDLSASVDLAQGEQYYQDYCASCHGANLEGQPDWRSPGPDGVLPAPPHDETGHTWHHPDSVLFDYTKLGGKAALAAQGVDFESGMPGFGDQLTDDQIWNILAYIKSTWPDRQRELQAGRSAADRQRQGN; the protein is encoded by the coding sequence ATGACGCAAGCTGTTGCGCAAACGAATGATCTTTCTGCGAGTGTTGATCTGGCGCAGGGCGAGCAATACTATCAGGACTACTGTGCCTCCTGCCACGGCGCGAACCTCGAGGGTCAACCCGATTGGCGTTCACCCGGACCGGATGGCGTGTTGCCCGCTCCACCGCATGACGAGACGGGCCATACATGGCATCATCCAGACAGCGTGCTCTTCGATTACACCAAGCTTGGCGGCAAGGCCGCCCTTGCCGCACAGGGCGTCGATTTTGAAAGCGGCATGCCCGGCTTCGGCGATCAACTGACCGACGATCAGATCTGGAACATACTCGCCTATATCAAATCAACATGGCCAGACCGGCAGCGCGAGTTGCAGGCTGGGCGCAGCGCCGCCGATCGCCAGAGACAAGGAAATTGA
- a CDS encoding DsbA family protein, translating to MHRTKSTALALGLAIAPIASFAQELSDARIKELALEAIRENPQIIMEAVQLLEQAQAASQAETAADVLKNQRQLLEHDPNAPILGNPEGDVTVVEFFDYNCPYCKRAMSEVQGLLDADPNVRLVYREWPILSDGSVFAAKAALAAREQGKYDELHWALMGMKERAEEASVMRLAEEIGLDVEQLRVDMEAPEVQEHIDVSMRLTQALGFNGTPSFVIGEDLVPGFVEQEQLEALVDKTRESD from the coding sequence ATGCACCGAACGAAAAGCACCGCCTTGGCGCTTGGCTTGGCCATTGCGCCGATCGCCAGCTTCGCACAGGAGTTGAGCGATGCGCGGATCAAAGAGCTGGCGCTGGAAGCGATCCGTGAAAACCCTCAGATCATCATGGAAGCAGTCCAGTTGCTCGAACAGGCGCAGGCGGCCTCCCAGGCTGAGACGGCAGCGGACGTTCTTAAAAACCAGCGCCAGTTGCTCGAGCATGATCCGAACGCGCCAATTCTGGGAAATCCCGAGGGCGATGTAACCGTCGTGGAGTTCTTCGACTACAACTGCCCTTACTGCAAGCGGGCCATGTCCGAAGTTCAAGGACTGCTCGACGCCGACCCGAATGTCCGGCTCGTCTATCGTGAATGGCCCATTCTCAGCGATGGTTCGGTATTTGCAGCCAAAGCCGCACTGGCCGCAAGAGAGCAGGGCAAATACGATGAGCTTCACTGGGCGTTGATGGGCATGAAAGAACGCGCCGAAGAAGCGTCAGTCATGCGCTTGGCCGAGGAAATCGGGCTTGATGTCGAGCAGCTTCGTGTCGATATGGAAGCACCCGAGGTGCAGGAGCATATCGACGTGTCAATGCGTCTGACACAAGCGCTTGGCTTCAACGGAACGCCATCTTTCGTGATTGGCGAAGACCTCGTGCCCGGCTTTGTCGAGCAGGAGCAACTTGAGGCTCTGGTCGACAAGACACGGGAAAGCGACTGA
- a CDS encoding heavy-metal-associated domain-containing protein yields the protein MTRLSIPDMNCGHCTAAIEKAIKTIDPTARVSCDLRAHIVEVESFLSERAVSEAIRDAGYDVKAPAAT from the coding sequence ATGACCAGATTGAGCATTCCGGATATGAACTGCGGGCACTGCACCGCTGCCATCGAAAAGGCAATCAAGACAATCGACCCAACCGCCAGGGTTTCCTGTGACCTTAGGGCGCATATTGTGGAGGTGGAGAGCTTCTTGAGCGAGCGAGCCGTTTCCGAAGCAATTCGCGATGCCGGATATGACGTAAAGGCACCGGCCGCGACCTGA
- a CDS encoding heavy metal translocating P-type ATPase: MSTSQTLRLSVQNMTCASCVGRVERTLSALPGVNDVHVNLASETVQATVDAPERLSDIMLALDEVGYPARTESVRLNVASMSCASCVGRVDKALAAVPGVLDVNVNLASETATVSYAEGVVALADLLKAAEEAGYPAEPAEETVAEDRSARKDIEARAMARKTALAAAFAMPVFLLEMGAHVVPGAHDLIGRTIGHQTSWLIQFVLTTVVLAWPGRAFYTKGFPALFKGAPDMNSLVAVGTSAAYLYSLVALFAPDLLPEASRAVYFEAAAVIVVLILLGRWMEARAKGRTGAAIQKLLGLQARTARVLVDGEPQDVAIERIRTGDILVVRPGERIAVDGEVTDGSARVDESMITGEPVPVAKTTGDPVTGGTVNGTGAFQFRATRVGADTTLAQIIRMVEEAQGAKLPIQGMVDRITLWFVPAVMVFAALTVLVWLVVGPSPALSYALVAGVSVLIIACPCAMGLATPTSIMVGTGRAAQMGVLFRKGDALQQLSNVSVVAVDKTGTVTEGRPELTDLVLSDGFERAEVLALIAAVEEQSEHPVADAIVRAARAENVARHEIEKFKSITGHGVRADVAGRDVLVGADRLMTREGVEIGLLADEERRLAEQGRTALFAAIDGRLAAVIAVADPVKPASAAAIRALHNLGLKVAMITGDKRETAEAIARETGIDHVIAGVLPDGKVEALDELRGNGRQIAFVGDGINDAPALAHADVGIAIGTGTDVAIESADVVLMSGDLRGVVNAFEVSTRTMRNIRQNLFWAFGYNVALIPVAAGVLYPVAGLLLSPVLAAGAMALSSVFVLTNALRLRSVRPAMDETKNVHPAASLSPVPAE; this comes from the coding sequence ATGTCAACCTCTCAAACCCTTCGGCTTTCCGTGCAAAACATGACCTGCGCCTCCTGCGTCGGACGGGTCGAGCGAACCCTGTCAGCGCTTCCGGGTGTTAATGACGTCCATGTGAATCTCGCCAGCGAGACCGTGCAGGCGACGGTCGATGCACCTGAGCGGTTATCCGACATCATGTTGGCGCTCGACGAGGTGGGCTATCCTGCGCGGACCGAAAGTGTGCGTCTGAATGTGGCCTCAATGTCCTGCGCCTCTTGTGTAGGGCGGGTGGACAAGGCGTTGGCGGCGGTGCCGGGCGTCCTGGATGTCAACGTCAACCTCGCCTCGGAAACCGCGACCGTCAGCTACGCCGAAGGTGTCGTGGCGCTGGCCGATCTGCTGAAGGCGGCCGAGGAGGCGGGCTATCCGGCGGAACCGGCAGAAGAGACCGTTGCCGAGGATCGCAGCGCCCGCAAAGACATCGAGGCCAGGGCGATGGCGCGAAAAACCGCGCTGGCCGCCGCCTTTGCCATGCCGGTCTTTTTGCTGGAAATGGGCGCGCATGTGGTGCCGGGGGCGCATGACCTGATCGGGCGCACCATCGGGCATCAGACAAGCTGGCTGATTCAGTTCGTGCTGACCACGGTTGTTTTGGCCTGGCCGGGTCGCGCCTTCTACACCAAGGGCTTTCCGGCCTTATTCAAAGGGGCGCCGGATATGAACAGCCTTGTCGCGGTCGGCACCTCGGCGGCCTATCTCTATTCGTTGGTGGCGCTGTTTGCCCCGGATCTGCTGCCCGAAGCCTCGCGGGCCGTCTATTTCGAAGCGGCTGCCGTGATTGTGGTGTTGATCCTTCTTGGCCGCTGGATGGAAGCACGGGCCAAGGGCCGCACCGGGGCGGCGATCCAGAAATTGTTGGGCCTGCAGGCGCGCACCGCGCGAGTGTTGGTGGATGGGGAGCCACAAGATGTTGCCATCGAACGTATCCGCACGGGCGATATCCTTGTCGTGCGCCCAGGCGAGCGGATTGCCGTGGACGGCGAAGTGACCGACGGCAGCGCGCGCGTCGATGAAAGCATGATTACGGGCGAACCGGTGCCCGTGGCCAAGACGACTGGCGATCCGGTCACCGGCGGCACCGTCAATGGCACCGGCGCCTTTCAGTTCCGCGCCACCCGCGTCGGCGCCGACACCACACTGGCGCAGATCATCCGCATGGTCGAAGAGGCGCAGGGGGCAAAGCTGCCGATTCAGGGCATGGTGGACCGGATCACGCTGTGGTTCGTGCCTGCAGTGATGGTATTTGCGGCGCTGACCGTTCTGGTCTGGCTGGTCGTCGGCCCTTCCCCAGCGCTTTCCTATGCTCTTGTGGCCGGCGTGTCCGTGCTGATCATCGCTTGCCCCTGTGCGATGGGTTTGGCCACGCCGACCTCGATCATGGTCGGCACCGGACGTGCGGCGCAGATGGGAGTGCTGTTTCGCAAGGGTGATGCGCTGCAGCAATTGTCCAACGTCAGCGTCGTGGCCGTCGACAAGACCGGCACCGTGACCGAGGGCCGCCCCGAACTGACCGATCTGGTTTTGTCCGACGGGTTTGAGAGGGCCGAGGTCTTGGCGCTTATCGCTGCGGTCGAAGAGCAGTCGGAACATCCTGTCGCCGATGCTATCGTTCGGGCCGCGCGTGCTGAAAACGTCGCACGACATGAGATCGAAAAATTCAAATCTATCACAGGGCACGGCGTACGTGCAGATGTGGCTGGACGTGACGTCTTGGTCGGAGCCGACCGCTTGATGACACGCGAAGGGGTTGAGATTGGCCTGTTGGCCGATGAAGAACGGCGTCTCGCAGAGCAAGGCCGCACCGCGCTTTTTGCAGCCATCGACGGGCGTTTGGCCGCCGTGATTGCTGTGGCCGACCCCGTAAAACCTGCCAGTGCAGCGGCCATCCGCGCGCTGCACAATCTGGGGCTGAAGGTCGCCATGATCACTGGTGACAAACGCGAAACCGCAGAAGCAATCGCTCGTGAAACAGGCATCGACCACGTGATTGCAGGCGTATTGCCGGATGGCAAAGTCGAAGCACTGGACGAATTGCGCGGGAACGGGCGGCAAATCGCCTTCGTCGGCGACGGGATCAACGATGCCCCGGCTCTCGCCCATGCAGATGTAGGCATCGCCATCGGAACCGGAACCGATGTGGCCATCGAATCCGCCGACGTTGTGCTGATGTCGGGCGATCTGCGCGGTGTGGTTAATGCGTTCGAAGTCTCCACCCGCACCATGCGCAACATTCGGCAAAACCTGTTCTGGGCCTTCGGCTACAATGTCGCGCTGATCCCCGTGGCGGCGGGTGTCCTTTATCCGGTAGCCGGTCTGTTGCTGTCGCCCGTCTTGGCTGCGGGAGCGATGGCGCTCTCCTCGGTCTTTGTTCTGACCAACGCATTGCGGCTTCGCAGCGTTCGCCCCGCCATGGACGAGACTAAGAATGTTCACCCCGCAGCCAGCCTTTCCCCTGTTCCAGCCGAATAA